AGGACGTCGAGGACCTGTGGCGGGATCTGACACAGGCGCTCAGCTTGTCGTTCGAGCGGTCCCGCGAATCAGCCGCACGGTAGCGACAGACGGCTCCAGCGGGGCACGAGGACAACGTCCTCGCGCCCCGCGTCGTCCCCGTCCGGTCACCCGGCGGAGGGCCCCGCCGGGCGGGACTCGGCCACCGCGAGACCGCCCACGGCCGAGAGCAGCAGCAGCGTGCCGGTCACCGTCGCCGCCGTGAGCTGTTCGCCGAGCAGGGTCACCGCGAGCACCGCGGCGCTCACCGGCTCGATCAGCATCACCACGGCCGCGGTCGTCGCCCGTACCGCCGCCACCCCCGCGAAGTACAGGGGGTAGGCGAGTGCGGTCGTGACGGCGGCGACGTAGGCCATGAGCAGCAGCACCAGGCCGAGGTGGTCGGTGTGGGGGGCGATGCCCTCCGCCCAGGCGAAGGGCATCAGGACCGCGGCACCGATCCCGAAGGACCACAACGTCAGGCTGTACGGGTTCTCACCGGTACCGTGCCGTCCCGTCCACCGGGCCAGCAGCGTCGCCACGGCGTAGCCCGCGGCCGACAGGAGCGCGTACGCCACCCCGAGAGGATCGACCGTGCCCTTCCGGTCGCCCAGGACGAGCACGGCCAGACCGCCCAGGGCCCCGCACACCGCCAGTGCGCCGAAGCGCCCGATCCGCTCGCGCAGGAGCAGCCGGCCGCCGAGGGCGGTGAGCACCGGGCCGGCGCCGAGCGCGACGATGGTCCCGACGGCCAG
Above is a window of Streptomyces sp. NBC_01498 DNA encoding:
- a CDS encoding DMT family transporter, producing the protein MSRTVLETSSLPAGPRSVRRGLLCLTVAGVTWGTTGAAVDIMYRSSDLGPVAVSFWRYVSGLALLLAARALRPARTVPATGGPRPARRRWPLLLGTGIGLAVFQTAYFGAVRETGLAVGTIVALGAGPVLTALGGRLLLRERIGRFGALAVCGALGGLAVLVLGDRKGTVDPLGVAYALLSAAGYAVATLLARWTGRHGTGENPYSLTLWSFGIGAAVLMPFAWAEGIAPHTDHLGLVLLLMAYVAAVTTALAYPLYFAGVAAVRATTAAVVMLIEPVSAAVLAVTLLGEQLTAATVTGTLLLLSAVGGLAVAESRPAGPSAG